Below is a window of Andrena cerasifolii isolate SP2316 chromosome 5, iyAndCera1_principal, whole genome shotgun sequence DNA.
atatgggttagtccgttttaaTCTGGATGCCTGAAATATTCAAGTGCTTTACTCCCCTTCCAATTCGCTTGCTCGGAATGACTCGAAACCTTCCCTGCGTGGCGACAAGAGGAAGCAGCGTGGACGAAAACAGGCGGAAAAGAAGAGTCAGTCGCAGGAACACGTATCGATTCAACAAAACCAAGGAAACGCTGGTGCACCGGCGGACCGGGTGTAGTCCACAGTCAGCCAAGTTTCGAGCCCGCTTGGACCAGCCCAGGGACAAGTCGCGGACCGTTCCGCTCTCGATATGTCCGACGCCGAGGAGACTGGTACGTACACGGCCCGTCGATCCATCTTGGTGCAGAGAAAGGGGAGGTCAGGGCGGTTCGTAACAAGCTGGAAAGCTGGGGTTCGTGACTGAGAACGCTAGCACGTAACACGTACGCGATATCGCGCCTCGCGCACAGTGTTCCTCTATATCTCGGCTACGTTTCCGATGGGGATCTCTCTCTCCTGTGATCCGTCAAGTCGATCGAATCCACCAGGAGTCACGCGAGGATCATTCGCTGGCCGCCCCCGACGGGATTATTGCGCCCTGACATTTCGCGCAGGTGCTCCCTGCGAGGGAAAATAACTGCTGCAAAGACGCTCCAAAGAGGGTGGAGTGCACGCGTTGGAGAGCGTGTAACGATCGAAGCTAGTTTCCGCTTTTTCCCAGGAATTGTGGAAGATTCAGCGGCGAGTTCTCATCTAGATTTCCCTCCCCTTTTAATTGCTCCTCGCCAACCGTCAGTTCCAGAGCGCCTTTTCTAGTAAAATTCCACGCGTACCTGAAGCGCACCAGATTCTGGGGCAGTCGAGCAGGAGAATGGAACAACTCCGGTTATACAGGGTTCGACGACCCTCTATGTATACAGGGGGTAGTTTCGTTTAAATTTGAAACGCCTGATCCCTGAGGATGATCCTCGATAATGTCCTCGAAGGCTAATCTACCAAGGGGGGAGCACCTTTTCGCGCGAGCCGAGTCACATGACGGAGCGACGACCGTTGAATGATTGACGAAGAAATTGCGCGATCTTGACGTAAAACAACTACATATAGCCCGACGACCGCGTCTAATTCCTCTTTCTTCGTCTGTCACACGGCGGCCGTCCGGGGTTATAGACGCGCAACTTTCCGCTATCGGGTGCGTCATTCACGTGGACGAGGATCGGCCGCGGTTGGAAATAGACATCGAGTCGTCTCGATTTAGATCTACGAGCGAAAAGACTATGTCGTCCCTTTGCTGGATAATGGGCAAACGAAGAATGGAAGGCTCGCACAACACGTTGCCATGGCGAGTCACGTGGCGCACCGTGAACCGTCTTCAAGTTCCTAATACAAGAATGTCACCCTAGGTGCCTGTGCCTATTTCAAAGGCGATCTCTAGAGCTCCAAGTATCCATTTGTGTAAGAAAATAATGCAACTTTGTGGGCAAGTAGatctttctgtaattatttttacgcagttttgtagttggaaaaaaatgttgcaactcttgtttaaacttcttttcgatatctctcatcgTTCGGTTCTAGAGATAttaaaaccgcactatggcaccTAGAAAGctgcagaattttctgaatttccgggttgcttaACTGTCCTTGTGATGGATGAAAAAAGAAGAGTGAGCCTATCGAGGGTTAATAAACGAATAGCAATCGTCGGAAGCTAACACACGAACCTTTACCGTATCTATTCGTGAAAGACCCCGTATTTCCGAGGGGATTCGACCTCCGAGGCCGGAAACGGAACTGCATTTAGACCGCGCGCACCCCCAATCTAAATTGCAGCATGCACAGCACCGTTCAAATCTCCGGTCGTTAAGGGAATCGTAAAGTTCCGCGGATCGTTTCGCGCCACCTCGTTCCTCTTCGCTAACTTTTAATTCCCACCGTTTCGTGACCTGGAGCAACAGCTCTAACCAAGCAGGATCGATCGTTCCCACGTGCGCGTTTAAAAGTAAATCGCCCACCGGTTTTAGGATGGACTCGAGGGATTCGTTTAGATTTCGATCAGCTACGCCGCTCCTCGTGACCGCGGAGCGACTTCGCGGCAGCTGTCGGCCGCCGCGGAGATCTCTGACGCGTGGCAGCCACGCGAATTCCCGCCAACACGATCCTCCCCCTTCACTGGTCTAAACCACGCGAGATCCTCGCACGAGAACCGACACACCAGAATTAGCTGGTGTGATCACGAGCCCTGGTGCTCACCTTTAGCATCGCCTCGTCGAGTTCAGTCTACCACCGAGCCTCCGACCTGGTGGATCATCGCGGGGCCTGTGCTAGTGCAACATGGCTCTGGGAGAGGGTCGTGACCCTCTGGAGCACACCAGCCTCTACCAAAGAGCCGGTTTGAATATTTTGCTTTTCGGAAATGGAATTCATCCACAATGCGCATCCTTACTTTCCGAATTGCAATTAGTTTCCTGTAATGAGTGGCGAGTTTTTGTTCATGTCGATGGAAACTGTGGTTGCAGAAAGCGAAGACAGTGACGCAGAGGGTGGACGAGGGAACGTGAACAAGATGATAATGCGACCACCGGGTCATAGCGGGAAGGCGAAGAAGGGGCACATCTGCTTCGACGCTTCCTTCGAGACGGGCAACTTGGGCAGGGTCGACCTTATCTCGGAGTTCGAGTATGATCTGTTCATACGCCCGGACACCTGCAACCCGCGTCTCCGTCTCTGGTTCAATTTCACCGTGGACAACGTCAAGTCGGACCAGCGGGTGGTCTTCAACATCGTCAACATGTCCAAGAGCGCCAGCCTGTTTCGAAACGGCATGACGCCGCTGGTGAAGAGCAGCAGCAAGTCGAGGTGGCAGAGGATTCCTAACGACCAGGTTCTTAATTAAACTTGATTTATAGAAAAGAGATCCAAGCTGACCGAAACACAAAGAGGCCCCCGCTGCCTACTGCCGTCTGATCAGTAGATCAAGAGACGTATTCCGGACCCCCGGCTTTTATAGGAGTTTCTGATCCCACACTATTCTTTCCTATTTCACTCGAGGCTCCTTCGTTCCAACATCCAAGTACAGTATTGCATCTGCCCCCAGGTGTTCTACTACAAATCCGCCCAACACCAGAATCACTACGTGCTGAGCTTCGCCTTCGCCTTCGATCGCGAAGAGGACGTGTACCAGTTCGCCCTGACGTATCCGTACTCGTACAGCCGGTACCTGGCGCACCTGGACAATCTCTGCACCCGGTTAACGTGCACGAAGAGAGAAACCCTAACCACGTCCATCCAGAAAAGGAAGGTCGAGTTGATCACGATAGCCTCGAACCTGGAGGACGCTCAAGAGCACTCTCGTcgagtggtggtggtggtgctcGCGAGGGTTCATCCGGGTGAATCA
It encodes the following:
- the LOC143368908 gene encoding cytosolic carboxypeptidase 6-like isoform X2, which gives rise to MSDAEETESEDSDAEGGRGNVNKMIMRPPGHSGKAKKGHICFDASFETGNLGRVDLISEFEYDLFIRPDTCNPRLRLWFNFTVDNVKSDQRVVFNIVNMSKSASLFRNGMTPLVKSSSKSRWQRIPNDQVFYYKSAQHQNHYVLSFAFAFDREEDVYQFALTYPYSYSRYLAHLDNLCTRLTCTKRETLTTSIQKRKVELITIASNLEDAQEHSRRVVVVVLARVHPGESPSSFVCQGLMDFLVSCHPIAQVLRNYVVFKIVPMMNPDGVFLGNYRSTVIGADLNRSWNKISDWLHPALLAIKPMLKNLDKNSRTPLDCVLDLHAHTNATGLFVYGNTYDNVYRYERHIVLPKLLTQHAEDYEMGNTMYNQDSHKAGTARRYLCSILKEHVNCYSIEVSMHGYNRKATPGIFPYTEEGCILSD
- the LOC143368908 gene encoding cytosolic carboxypeptidase 6-like isoform X1; amino-acid sequence: MSMETVVAESEDSDAEGGRGNVNKMIMRPPGHSGKAKKGHICFDASFETGNLGRVDLISEFEYDLFIRPDTCNPRLRLWFNFTVDNVKSDQRVVFNIVNMSKSASLFRNGMTPLVKSSSKSRWQRIPNDQVFYYKSAQHQNHYVLSFAFAFDREEDVYQFALTYPYSYSRYLAHLDNLCTRLTCTKRETLTTSIQKRKVELITIASNLEDAQEHSRRVVVVVLARVHPGESPSSFVCQGLMDFLVSCHPIAQVLRNYVVFKIVPMMNPDGVFLGNYRSTVIGADLNRSWNKISDWLHPALLAIKPMLKNLDKNSRTPLDCVLDLHAHTNATGLFVYGNTYDNVYRYERHIVLPKLLTQHAEDYEMGNTMYNQDSHKAGTARRYLCSILKEHVNCYSIEVSMHGYNRKATPGIFPYTEEGCILSD